AATTCTTACAAAATTGGCTTATAGAGAAGAATTTGAAGGAGACGCGCACAACCACAGTGTACACAAAAGTACATGATGATTCAAGTACCGGATCAACATACAAATTACCTCTAGAAGTAGAGCTTTGTAAGAAGTCTAGTGTAAATTAATAGCATCATTAAGATACATACAAGACAAAATAGTAAAAATATAAGCTTGAAGTACTGAAACGAAAATTTCAAACCCAATCAGTATAACCATAAGAGGGATTGGCAGAAATTTCAAGTAAATCATTAATGAAACGGTAAAACCGGCTATTACTTTTAATAAAACATGCCCTGCCATCATATTAGTAGCAAGTCGTAAAGATAAACTAACCGGTCTTGCTAAATATGTAAACAGTTCAATTACTATCATTAGCGGTGCTAACCATAAAGGAGTACCGTGTGGTAAAAAAAGAGTTAAAAAACGTAAGCTGTGTTTTACAAAACCAACTATAGTTACCGTTAAAAATACTAAAATTGCTAAGGCAAAAGTAATGATAATATGACTAGTAGTAGTAAAGCTATAGGGTGTCATACCAAGTAAATTACAGAATAAAATGAAAATAAATAAACTAAAAACTAAGGGAATAAATTTATGTCCTTTTACTCCTATATTCTGATTTAACATATCAGCTACAAGATTATAAACTATTTCAGCACTTACTTGTAATCTAGAAGGTATTACATTCCGGTTATAAAAAGCTAAGTAAAAATAAGTTAAAGCTAAGATGCTAGCAAGTAACATATAGACACTCGAATTAGTAAAACTAACATCAAAACCAAAAATTTTGATTTCTATCAATTTTTTGATATCAAATTGTATTAAAGGGTTATGTATCATTTCCTTACTGTTTATTATTTACTTTTTGCCTTATAATATTAAAACCAGCAATTATTCCTATTATTGTAAATATAATAAGAAATAAAGGTTTAGAATAAAAGAACTTATCTGTGAATATTCCACTCACGACACCTACCATTGCACCTGCAACTAAATCTATAGCGATAGTGAACGGACTAATTTCTTGCTGAATTTTAGAATTAGAAAGTTTAGCACTTTTTAATTCTTTAATTCTTGCTTTGATATTATTTAGTTTTTCTGTATCCACAGCTATGCTCGTTTAATTTGAAAATTGGCTACGTCGTCTGTATAAGTTACAATGCTCACTTACTAAATATAATGTACGCTCCTTTTCCAAATTAAACTTTGTATAGCAATCATAATTATATTAAATTATAAATTCATCTCATTTTTTGCTTTTTCCTTTTGCTCATCTAAAGCTTTATCCACCGTTGCAGAAATATTATCTATACTATAATTTTTGGTTTGTACTCCATTAACAAATAAAGAAGGAGTGCCTATAAATTTTGGTACTTTTGCTACTAAATTAGTATTAGCAATTAGTATTTCAGTAATTTTTTCACTATTTAAGCATTGTTGATATTCTTCCGGAGAAATGCCACCAAGCTGACCTATATCTGTTAATAATTCTCTGTATTTATTGCTATATGCCCACTTATCTTGTTGTTTTAATATGATATTATGAAACTGTATAAAACTACTTATATCACCCTTGCAACGGGCTAAAATTGCAGCATCTAAATCTTGTTTAGTACCAATAAATTCACGAACCACATATGCAATTTTATTAGTATCGATATATTTTTTCTTAAGTTCCGGAAAAATGTTCTGATGATAATAAGCACAATGTGGACATGTAGGAGAAAAATACTCAACTACTATAACATTTGATTTTTTGTTACCGAGAACCATATCATAGTCATCAACTTTAAAAGTGACTTTAATAGGTTTTGTTTCAGGATTTTTTTGTTCTTGTGAATCTGGCGTTGGTAATTCATTAGTCTGATTGCTATCATTAGCAGGTACTATCAATTTAGCTGCATTTTTAGAATTTACAGCTTCTTGATTTATTTCTTGAGAAGTTTCGTTATTTTGTATGGTTTCTTGCTCTATTATTTGTTTCTCCCCGTGGTTCTGATCTTGTGCTTTTGCTTCTGAATAGCTACTCAAAAACAATAAAAATACTAGCACAATAAAAATACTTCGCATATTTATCCTTACCTTATATTAACGTTAACTTTACTTAAAATATAGATTGTATCGATTTTATTTCAATAAAAATATCTACTTTATAAAAAAAGTAAAATATGTTATTCTATAGAAAGATAATAGTCTAACATTAAATTCTTAGGCACTAAAACCACTACGGAGGAATTAATAATGGCAAATACAACACAATCCGAACATAAAACGAA
The sequence above is a segment of the Rickettsia sp. Oklahoma-10 genome. Coding sequences within it:
- a CDS encoding DsbA family protein, with the protein product MRSIFIVLVFLLFLSSYSEAKAQDQNHGEKQIIEQETIQNNETSQEINQEAVNSKNAAKLIVPANDSNQTNELPTPDSQEQKNPETKPIKVTFKVDDYDMVLGNKKSNVIVVEYFSPTCPHCAYYHQNIFPELKKKYIDTNKIAYVVREFIGTKQDLDAAILARCKGDISSFIQFHNIILKQQDKWAYSNKYRELLTDIGQLGGISPEEYQQCLNSEKITEILIANTNLVAKVPKFIGTPSLFVNGVQTKNYSIDNISATVDKALDEQKEKAKNEMNL
- a CDS encoding F0F1 ATP synthase subunit A, which gives rise to MIHNPLIQFDIKKLIEIKIFGFDVSFTNSSVYMLLASILALTYFYLAFYNRNVIPSRLQVSAEIVYNLVADMLNQNIGVKGHKFIPLVFSLFIFILFCNLLGMTPYSFTTTSHIIITFALAILVFLTVTIVGFVKHSLRFLTLFLPHGTPLWLAPLMIVIELFTYLARPVSLSLRLATNMMAGHVLLKVIAGFTVSLMIYLKFLPIPLMVILIGFEIFVSVLQAYIFTILSCMYLNDAINLH
- a CDS encoding AtpZ/AtpI family protein — translated: MDTEKLNNIKARIKELKSAKLSNSKIQQEISPFTIAIDLVAGAMVGVVSGIFTDKFFYSKPLFLIIFTIIGIIAGFNIIRQKVNNKQ